In Lodderomyces elongisporus chromosome 1, complete sequence, a genomic segment contains:
- the ISM1 gene encoding isoleucine-tRNA ligase (BUSCO:EOG092609JB) codes for MPGQVYTKAVRRFSKAPRCLEGKPGYSKTLNLPKTAFGPKIPRDKVRDQLIKATSEDLYKWQESRDSNSTNGEFILHDGPPYANGDLHMGHALNKICKDIINRFQLIYNGKKIKYQPGWDCHGLPIEMKVENQLSNAQFKDPVETRRACKEWAQAQIENQKSQFRQLAIMTDFDKPYITMQHKYEINQLRVFIKLAELGLLSQQLKPVWWGCETQTALAEAELEYNDNHKSVAIYVKFPIVSEGLKKYIPEKHQEQGKNLHFLIWTSTPWTIPANKAICANKDVMYTLITSDKEVLVVAENLADTVIELAPDSNFQKTNVQIPGSELVGEQYINPANEDNVKRPVLHGDHVVVTTGTGLVHTAPAHGRDDYLVAKHNNISLEESIVNNQGRYVEGKNSGLPPGFAKLASHKVNEVKTNMQCVEIMKSHNMIYHMNKSFKHSYPYDWRSSTPVVQRATPQWFVNVEKIKPEALKALENVEFSPAGGYSRLKAFVENRSEWCISRQRCWGVPLPIVYNIQTNEPVLDLEVLEYTVGKIAEFGTDEWFVKENDIGRWLPDKLDGTKYYKGQDTMDVWFDSGTSWSTLRNDIKECNDVDAPLADIYLEGSDQHRGWFQSSLLNKIIYSGVVRKGVDVFDAKAPFKTVITHGFITDGKGQKMSKSKGNIFSPKEAIEGCKKPLTPYLGTDGLRLWVASSNYKQDVSFNPEILNRVSDMGKKYRLTFKYILGNLYGFKEEQEKEGLASNYDLSLLDRYVLHTLYTLQQTCFDNYSEYNFSRVVSSINAHVNSVLSALYFDVSKDCLYTDASDSPRRKAIQFVLNETLKCYILALAPIQPLLVQEVWSQHTGQEDASPFKQQQGYFKVSQKYENHELAEQFNTFFNLRDLVNKEIEMLKENKFFKNKLELELQFYIDDKSSSMHGFLKQVETYLEDLFLVSKVSLLNEPIDGDMVPIEIKGEKISLNITLSDQHKCPRCWKFIADEEETLCKKCDSVVNT; via the coding sequence ATGCCCGGACAAGTTTATACTAAAGCGGTGCGACGATTTAGCAAGGCTCCTCGTTGTCTCGAGGGTAAACCTGGCTATTCCAAAACTTTGAATCTTCCGAAAACTGCTTTTGGTCCAAAGATCCCTCGCGATAAAGTTAGGGACCAGCTTATAAAAGCTACTAGTGAAGACTTGTATAAATGGCAAGAATCAAGAGACAGCAATAGTACAAATGGCGAGTTTATACTACATGATGGTCCACCATATGCAAATGGTGACTTGCACATGGGTCATGCGTTGAATAAGATTTGTAAAGATATAATCAACCGTTTTCAGTTGATATATAATGGCAAAAAGATCAAGTATCAACCAGGTTGGGATTGTCATGGACTTCCAATTGAAATGAAAGTTGAAAACCAATTAAGCAATGCACAGTTCAAAGACCCTGTGGAAACAAGACGAGCGTGTAAAGAATGGGCACAGGCACAGattgaaaatcaaaaaagtcAGTTTCGCCAATTGGCCATAATGACGGACTTTGACAAACCCTACATAACAATGCAACACAAGTATGAGATAAACCAGTTGCGCGTTTTTATCAAGTTGGCTGAACTCGGACTCTTGTCTCAACAGTTGAAACCTGTTTGGTGGGGCTGTGAAACACAAACTGCCTTGGCGGAGGCAGAATTGGAGTACAATGATAATCACAAATCTGTGGCCATATATGTCAAATTCCCAATAGTGAGTGAaggtttaaaaaaatatattccTGAAAAACACCAGGAACAGGGGAAaaatttgcattttttaatttggaCTTCGACACCATGGACTATACCAGCAAACAAGGCAATTTGTGCTAATAAAGATGTCATGTACACATTGATTACCAGCGATAAAGAGGTGTTGGTAGTTGCTGAGAACTTGGCGGATACCGTGATTGAGTTGGCACCTGATTCaaactttcaaaaaacaaatgtaCAGATTCCAGGCTCGGAACTTGTTGGTGAACAATACATTAACCCAGCTAATGAAGATAATGTCAAAAGACCTGTTTTACATGGTGATCACGTGGTTGTCACCACGGGTACGGGACTTGTACATACAGCACCTGCACATGGACGCGACGACTATCTTGTAGCAAAGCATAACAATATCAGCCTTGAGGAGTCTATAGTGAATAATCAAGGAAGGTACGTTGAAGGGAAGAATAGTGGCTTGCCTCCAGGATTTGCAAAGTTGGCATCACACAAGGTGAATGAAGTCAAGACTAATATGCAATGTGTCGAGATTATGAAACTGCATAACATGATCTACCATATGAACAAAAGCTTCAAGCATTCATATCCTTATGACTGGAGATCTCTGACACCCGTGGTCCAAAGAGCTACCCCACAATGGTTTGTTAACGTGgaaaaaatcaaaccaGAAGCGTTGAAAGCATTAGAGAATGTTGAATTTTCGCCAGCCGGAGGATACAGCAGATTGAAAGCATTTGTAGAGAATAGGTCTGAATGGTGCATCTCTAGACAAAGGTGTTGGGGTGTACCTTTACCCATAGTCTACAATATTCAAACTAATGAGCCAGTTTTGGATCTTGAAGTTCTCGAGTACACTGTTGGCAAGATTGCAGAATTTGGCACAGATGAATGGTTTgttaaagaaaatgatATTGGTCGCTGGCTTCCAGACAAATTGGACGGTACCAAATATTACAAGGGACAAGATACGATGGATGTTTGGTTTGATTCTGGTACTTCATGGTCGACTTTGAGAAATGACATTAAAGAGTGCAACGATGTTGACGCCCCATTAGCTGATATATATCTTGAAGGTAGTGATCAACATCGCGGTTGGTTCCAGTCATCACTTCTCAACAAGATAATCTATTCTGGAGTTGTTCGCAAAGGAGTAGACGTTTTTGATGCAAAAGCGCCTTTCAAAACAGTTATCACACATGGCTTCATAACTGATGGAAAGGGCCAAAAGATGTCAAAATCGAAAGGCAATATATTTTCGCCCAAAGAAGCAATTGAAGGGTGTAAGAAACCATTAACGCCATATTTAGGTACCGATGGGTTGAGATTATGGGTGGCATCTTCCAATTACAAACAAGATGTCAGTTTCAACCCAGAAATTCTCAATAGAGTTTCCGATATGGGTAAGAAATATCGTCTCACTTTTAAATACATCTTGGGAAATCTTTATGGATTCAAGGAGGAGCAGGAGAAGGAGGGTTTAGCAAGCAACTATGACTTGTCATTACTTGATAGGTATGTTTTGCATACATTGTACACTTTGCAGCAGACCTGTTTTGATAATTATAGCGAGTACAATTTTTCAAGGGTGGTTAGTTCCATCAATGCACATGTCAATTCGGTTTTGAGTGCATTATACTTTGACGTCAGCAAAGATTGTCTTTATACCGATGCGTCAGACTCTCCTAGACGGAAGGCTATCCAGTTTGTCTTGAATGAGACTTTGAAGTGTTATATTCTAGCATTGGCACCAATACAACCATTACTTGTGCAAGAAGTGTGGAGCCAACATACAGGTCAAGAAGATGCGTCGCCATTTAAGCAACAGCAAGGGTATTTCAAAGTTCTGCAAAAGTATGAGAACCATGAGTTGGCTGAACAGTTCAACacctttttcaatttgaggGACCTTGTGAACAAAGAGATTGAAATGTTGAAGGAGAATAAATTCTTCAAGAACAAGTTAGAGTTGGAGCTTCAATTTTACATTGATGACAAGAGCTCTAGCATGCACGGATTTTTGAAACAAGTAGAGACATACCTTGAAGACCTCTTCTTGGTTTCCAAGGTTTCTCTTTTAAATGAACCAATTGATGGTGATATGGTTCCAATTGAAATCAAGGGAGAGAAGATTCTGTTAAATATTACATTATCCGATCAACACAAATGTCCTAGGTGCTGGAAGTTCATTgcagatgaagaagaaacccTTTGTAAAAAATGTGATAGTGTTGTAAACACATAA
- the HNT3 gene encoding aprataxin-like protein encodes MSFKDVFQKFIVNPEKHLDSILFFDDNVVIIKDLFPKSIRHLLVISRHQQVTHKHPLDVFNTDYDDFSGEELFEQIRIYVEKAKDMIVENIQKTMVEPRVESVMEPIVEQNCIDETALQEFRNTFIQAGIHSIPSLSNLHIHVMTKDFHSPRLKNKKHYNSFTTKFFVPFDELDPLYNRSYYKLMTQRKQEKANARRITDKSQESNIDNVGGTLDVDFDSKQPTFILHTRDNTFLQDLIKTTSFKCPSCNKHFGNSMVKLKEHLTVEFEQKYAVFGNIKKLEPNGM; translated from the coding sequence ATGAGTTTTAAAGACGTTTTTCAGAAGTTTATAGTAAATCCAGAAAAACACCTTGAttctattctctttttcgaTGATAATGTTGTTATAATTAAGGATTTGTTCCCCAAGTCGATTAGACACTTGTTGGTGATTTCACGTCATCAGCAGGTAACGCACAAGCATCCCTTGGATGTGTTCAATACTGATTATGACGACTTTAGTGGTGAAGAATTGTTCGAGCAAATAAGAATATATGTGGAGAAGGCAAAGGATATGATTGTAGAGAATATACAGAAAACTATGGTGGAGCCGCGAGTAGAGCTGGTTATGGAGCCGATAGTGGAGCAGAATTGTATAGATGAAACAGCACTACAAGAGTTTAGAAATACATTTATACAAGCCGGTATTCATTCAATTCCCTCATTGAGCAATTTGCATATACATGTTATGACCAAGGATTTCCATTCACCTCgattaaaaaacaaaaaacactacaaTTCGTTTACCACTAAATTCTTTGTCCCATTCGATGAGTTGGATCCACTATATAACAGACTGTACTATAAGTTAATGAcgcaaagaaaacaagaaaaagcaaatgcAAGGAGAATAACAGACAAGAGCCAAGAATCCAATATTGATAATGTTGGTGGCACATTAGATGTCGATTTTGATCTGAAACAACCTACTTTTATACTTCACACTAGGGACAATACTTTTTTGCAGGATCTTATAAAAACTACGCTGTTTAAATGCCCGCTGTGCAACAAACATTTTGGGAACTCAATGGTTAAATTGAAGGAACATTTGACGGTGGAGTTTGAACAAAAGTATGCTGTGTTTGGCAACATCAAAAAGTTGGAACCTAATGGAATGTGA
- the NOT4 gene encoding transcriptional repressor general negative regulator of transcription subunit 4 (BUSCO:EOG09260P5R), producing MILPDDSFISDDEEEYCPLCVEEMDISDRNFKPCPCGYQICQFCYHNIRQNPELNGRCPGCRRLYDDESVVYIKVSPEEIKLLQAKKEKRDREKKQREKERKETDMASKKHLSGLRVVQKNLVYVTGLNPPCNPEELHSLLRSDKYFGQYGKISKIVINRKNPPSNTGSSASTSNHNHHHHNNNNNSNNNNNQGSGLVVYVTFARKEDALNCITELDGSLCDGRILRAAHGTTKYCSSYLRGHPCPNPNCMFLHEPGEEADSYTRKDLSTQQGIKMGMTSRAHTTSFGEETYIPNHVLNGMSEEEVHQYQQPHSHAAISSSSLSTHHHQQQHQPQQQQQQQQQQQQQPHSQHFESKEHLPATAHWASSASATNSPTVNNNIPLANSAAFPTLAEIARDHKQQRKELKSRVSSSKVQKAAPATEDLSADDTFVLQFVEQLGEQLKNLDEIKTVKFKSSATGNKVPLFSFNCESCNETKPEDEKVIARQVIERFLLRPIKNYHLAYQNHPIVQQQSLLQRQQQQQQQQQQQQQQHTPIAAMAQIQQKTEEQQKQAQQQLLLLQLQQQQLQQQQQQQQQQQNQNQN from the exons atgattttACCCGACGACTCATTCATAAGCgacgacgaagaagaatacTG TCCATTATGTGTGGAGGAAATGGATATTTCCGATAGGAATTTCAAACCATGTCCTTGTGGATACCAGATTTGTCAATTTtgctaccacaacattagACAAAACCCAGAATTGAATGGAAGATGTCCCGGATGTAGAAGATtatatgatgatgaaagcGTGGTGTACATCAAGGTCAGTCCCGAGGAAATCAAATTATTACAagcaaagaaggagaaacgTGACCGGGAGAAGAAACAAcgagaaaaggaaagaaaagaaacggATATGGCTAGTAAGAAACATTTGTCTGGATTAAGAGTTGTCCAAAAGAACTTGGTTTATGTCACTGGATTGAATCCACCTTGTAACCCCGAGGAATTGCATTCGTTGTTGAGATCTGACAAGTATTTTGGGCAATATGGTAAGATTTCTAAAATAGTCATTAATAGAAAGAATCCACCTTCCAACACGGGTtcatcagcatcaacatcgaaccacaaccatcaccaccataataataataataatagcaacaacaacaacaaccaaggATCCGGATTGGTGGTTTATGTTACTTTTGcgagaaaagaagatgcCTTGAACTGTATCACAGAGTTAGATGGGTCTCTTTGTGACGGAAGAATTTTGCGGGCTGCTCATGGAACTACGAAATACTGTTCTTCGTATTTGCGTGGCCACCCATGTCCAAACCCAAATTGTATGTTCTTGCATGAGCCCGGAGAAGAGGCAGACTCATATACGAGAAAGGATTTGTCAACGCAGCAGGGTATCAAGATGGGCATGACTTCGAGGGCACACACAACATCTTTTGGTGAAGAGACTTATATACCAAACCACGTTCTCAATGGAATGTCAGAAGAAGAGGTACACCAATACCAGCAACCACATTCACACGCagcaatttcttcttcatccttATCTacgcatcatcatcaacagcaacatcaaccacaacaacaacaacagcagcaacagcaacaacaacaacagccgCATTCTCAACACTTTGAGTCTAAAGAACATCTTCCAGCAACTGCACACTGGGCAAGCTCTGCATCTGCTACAAACTCTCCCAcagtcaacaacaacattccTTTGGCTAATTCAGCAGCATTTCCAACCTTGGCGGAGATTGCTAGAGATCACAAGCAGCAACGTAAAGAGCTCAAGAGTAGAGTTTCAAGCTCAAAAGTGCAAAAAGCAGCTCCAGCTACTGAAGATCTTAGTGCTGATGACACGTTTGTATTACAGTTTGTTGAGCAACTTGGTGAGCAATTGAAGAATTTGGATGAAATCAAAACTGTCAAATTTAAGAGCTCGGCAACAGGTAACAAAGTTccattattttcatttaattGCGAACTGTGTaatgaaacaaaaccaGAGGATGAAAAGGTTATCGCACGTCAAGTGATTGAGAGATTTCTTTTGAGGCCCATAAAAAACTATCATTTGGCTTATCAAAACCACCCTATagtgcaacaacaatctttATTGCAACgtcagcaacagcaacagcaacagcagcaacaacaacaacaacaacacacaCCTATTGCTGCGATGGCACAGATTCAACAAAAGACTGAGGAGCAACAGAAACAAGCGCAACAGcaattgcttttgcttcaattgcaacagcaacagttgcaacagcaacaacaacaacaacaacaacaacaaaatcaaaatcaaaattaa
- the YVH1 gene encoding tyrosine protein phosphatase yvh1, which yields MSAVRILGGVYLSSIEPLNNQEDLKKEYGISDILSVIPGDIKEQYKTAYKWKQIAITDEETTNLLPHLDETFEFIDHAASQGRKVLVHCSQGVSRSVAVIMAYLMKKHKLTVEQTLHAVQRKSPEASPNPAFMEQLKLYESMNCKLDLDNETYKEYLKSLSLKIDPTGSALREATMNKVFVDPDAAVNKSTYTLRCRKCRQVLATESEIEEHQPPEAESRQSKFIKTAPNSRRIISVEEASNDCSHYFFSEPVNWMRNELEKGEIEGKFQCPKCTTKVGGYSWKGSRCSCGKWMIPALHLQNAKLDKILRPT from the coding sequence ATGCTGGCAGTTAGGATTTTAGGAGGCGTATACCTCTCTTCGATAGAACCCTTGAATAATCAAGAAGActtgaagaaagaatatGGGATTAGCGATATTCTATCAGTTATACCAGGTGACATAAAGGAACAGTACAAGACAGCATATAAATGGAAACAGATTGCAATAACCGACGAAGAAACCACAAACCTTTTACCTCACCTTGATGAAACATTTGAGTTTATTGACCATGCCGCATCGCAAGGCAGGAAAGTGCTAGTACATTGCTCCCAGGGAGTATCGCGGTCTGTAGCTGTGATAATGGCATACCTCATGAAGAAACACAAGTTGACCGTGGAACAGACCCTCCACGCTGTCCAACGAAAGTCACCCGAAGCATCTCCCAACCCGGCATTCATGGAACAACTTAAGCTATACGAGTCCATGAATTGTAAGTTGGATTTGGATAATGAGACATATAAAGAGTATTTAAAATCGTTATCGCTCAAAATTGACCCCACTGGCTCTGCATTGCGCGAAGCAACCATGAACAAGGTATTTGTGGATCCAGACGCTGCAGTGAACAAAAGTACCTATACATTGCGATGCAGAAAGTGCCGACAAGTCTTGGCTACAGAATCAGAAATCGAAGAGCACCAACCACCAGAGGCAGAGTCTCGACAATCGAAATTTATTAAAACCGCACCTAACTCAAGGAGGATCATCTCTGTTGAAGAAGCAAGCAATGACTGCTCTCATTATTTCTTTAGCGAGCCAGTAAACTGGATGAGAAATGAGTTGGAAAAGGGGGAAATAGAGGGCAAGTTCCAATGTCCAAAATGTACGACAAAAGTAGGGGGATACAGTTGGAAAGGTTCTAGATGCTCATGCGGTAAATGGATGATCCCTGCATTGCACTTACAAAATGCTAAGCTAGACAAAATTTTGCGCCCAACATAG
- the CTU2 gene encoding Cytoplasmic tRNA 2-thiolation protein 2 — protein sequence MKSLEYLNETGIKCLKCDEEAIIKVRSDVYCKQCYLRFIRGKQRKQMSSDKYKVKYSRDGASHSTEKVLLAFSGGVSSLVLLDVLARLLEEQKNTHRDLQGFELVVANISESDGTKSESSLSSSSIMQTLLELVGNYEVSIKVKVVTPNIDPVFLRRIGVDYEFNTFANNLSIEEQSVSSLAEILRASPNRSSSEDLRDVIFHQELLRLAQSEGCGTIVYGHSMSRLAIEVLALTVKGRGSNVHSTILDRVEDYCGDQISIIYPFRDLFEYELREYAVLSDLMQYESAFAKYAVPKSKVSKNMTVREILSMYLDRWDESGYLSTASTVVKIGEKLTVPTSQNNSSTYCCDICAKKIYQDPKDWLQMITVNEPAPLVSDEERDYLHQYLTSHTDTISKSGEHVNLCYGCITAINGAGGDSGVIWPLQKDVKFDHGEKEKAKVLKEYSLE from the coding sequence ATGAAGTCTTTGGAGTATTTGAATGAAACAGGTATTAAATGCCTCAAGTGTGATGAAGAAGCTATTATCAAAGTAAGGAGTGATGTATACTGCAAGCAGTGCTACCTCAGATTTATTCGAGGGAAACAACGTAAGCAAATGTCAAGCGATAAGTACAAGGTCAAGTATCTGCGAGATGGCGCTTCGCATAGTACAGAGAAAGTTCTATTGGCTTTCTCCGGTGGAGTCTCATCATTAGTGCTATTAGATGTGTTAGCTAGATTATTGGAAGAGCAGAAAAATACACATAGAGATTTGCAAGGGTTTGAACTAGTTGTGGCAAATATAAGCGAATCGGATGGGACAAAGCTGGAGTCGCTGCTTAGCTCAAGTAGTATTATGCAAACACTTTTAGAGTTGGTGGGTAATTACGAAGTCAGTATAAAAGTCAAGGTGGTTACTCCAAACATTGATCCTGTGTTTTTGCGACGTATTGGCGTTGATTATGAGTTTAACACGTTTGCCAACAATCTCTCTATTGAGGAACAATCTGTATCCAGTCTTGCCGAAATACTACGTGCATCTCCGAACAGATCATCTTCTGAAGACTTACGTGACGTTATATTTCATCAAGAGTTGTTAAGGTTGGCGCAAAGTGAAGGATGTGGGACTATAGTTTATGGACACTCAATGTCAAGACTAGCCATTGAAGTATTAGCGTTGACTGTGAAGGGGCGTGGATCGAATGTTCACTCGACAATCTTGGACAGAGTGGAAGATTATTGTGGTGACCAAATCAGTATAATATATCCATTCCGAGATCTTTTCGAATATGAGTTACGCGAGTATGCGGTACTTTCGGACTTGATGCAATACGAATCTgcatttgcaaaatatgCGGTACCCAAATCCAAAGTTTCAAAGAATATGACGGTTCGAGAAATTTTGTCCATGTACTTGGACAGGTGGGATGAGTCCGGCTACTTGTCAACCGCATCGACGGTGGTTAAGATTGGTGAAAAGTTGACAGTTCCTACATCGCAAAACAACAGCAGTACTTATTGCTGCGATATTTGtgcaaagaaaatataCCAAGATCCAAAGGATTGGCTACAAATGATAACTGTCAATGAGCCAGCCCCTTTAGTTTCAGATGAGGAACGTGATTATTTGCACCAGTATCTTACTTCACATACGGACACTATAAGCAAGTCTGGCGAACACGTAAATTTGTGTTATGGTTGCATTACTGCCATAAATGGAGCCGGTGGTGactctggtgttatttGGCCATTACAAAAGGATGTGAAATTTGATCAtggagaaaaggaaaaagctAAAGTTTTGAAAGAGTATTCGTTGGAGTAG
- the PKR1 gene encoding SMK killer toxin resistance protein, translating into MFIIDLWESIFTPGTTPALITATHGSFILLISSLLVLIYVTKSIHFFNLLVIAVLLYGTVIWFISELQKAKLQSNEELNAAKEKKDMNNQENQENQERFENLDGNTTSVPVKVVGDKPRKRKV; encoded by the coding sequence ATGTTTATTATTGATTTGTGGGAATCGATATTCACACCAGGCACTACACCGGCCTTGATCACTGCAACTCATGGGTCATTTATTTTGCTTATCAGTTCGCTACTAGTACTCATATATGTTACGAAATCTAtacattttttcaatttgcttGTGATTGCAGTATTGTTGTATGGAACGGTTATTTGGTTTATTTCAGAGCTACAAAAGGCGAAATTGCAGAGTAATGAGGAATTGAATGCAgcaaaggagaaaaaagacaTGAACAATCAAGAGAACCAGGAGAACCAGGAGAGATTTGAGAACCTCGATGGTAATACGACTTCAGTTCCTGTCAAGGTTGTTGGTGACAAaccaagaaagagaaaagtttAA
- the HXT4 gene encoding fructose symporter — protein sequence MTIFSDSTEKVTDTIDHQEKIQFDHDEGSYEGGAPNFDLDEEIEKYKLMGEQQKSDGAFLTHLKRLEFPIKFKNVDHMTYFMGGFASFAGILSGVDQSIISGAIKMNTALHLTDHQNSLVSALMPLGAVGGSVLISVLAKLGRKNSLLVSILLYTIGAIMCAAAPIPKQIGDVFDNTNSTNVLYAGRFILGLGVGIEGGTVGVYLAEAISKKKRGGITSAYQLFIAVGEVLGFAIAAIFINVKSGWRYMLGSSIVFSTILFLGMLFLPESPRFVAYKGNFGEAYNIFTRLRDMELRESKIEFIQMIQAVEYEREKNLTRNKAKEWMELFTVPRNRRALVYGAMMVSLGQLTGINAVMYYMSTLMKQIGFSETNAIFMSLVGGASLMFGTIPAILYMDRFGRRIWGYNLIGFLVGLVLVGVGYLIPLDTHKAAALGVYLTGIILYEFFFGSYACLTWVVPSESFPINCRNAGMTICSALLYLWAFTVTYNFNRMKVAMTYTGLTIGFYGGIAFLGLIYQLLFMPETKGKTLEEIDEIFEKPTRELVKENVRGLKRFWSFK from the coding sequence ATGACTATCTTTAGTGACTCAACAGAAAAGGTCACCGATACTATTGATCATCAAGAAAAGATCCAATTCGACCACGATGAAGGTTCTTACGAAGGTGGCGCCCCAAACTTTGACCTCGATGAGGAAATCGAAAAATACAAGTTGATGGGTGAACAGCAAAAATCAGATGGTGCCTTCTTGACCCACTTAAAAAGACTCGAGTTTCccatcaaattcaaaaatgtCGACCACATGACATATTTCATGGGTGGTTTCGCCTCTTTTGCCGGTATCTTGAGTGGTGTCGATCAAAGTATTATCAGTGGTGCCATCAAAATGAATACTGCTTTGCACTTGACCGACCACCAAAACTCTTTGGTCTCTGCTTTGATGCCCTTGGGTGCCGTGGGAGGAAGTGTCCTTATTTCCGTGCTCGCAAAACTCGGTAGAAAGAACTCGCTTTTGGTTTCAATTTTACTTTACACCATTGGTGCTATTATGTGTGCCGCTGCCCCCATcccaaaacaaattggcGATGTGTTTGACAATACAAACTCAACAAACGTGTTGTATGCAGGAAGATTCATCTTGGGTTTGGGTGTCGGTATCGAAGGTGGTACCGTGGGTGTGTACTTGGCTGAAGCCAtcagcaaaaagaaaagaggtgGAATCACTTCGGCTTATCAACTTTTCATCGCTGTGGGTGAGGTTCTAGGCTTTGCCATTGCAGCAATCTTTATCAATGTCAAATCTGGATGGCGTTACATGTTGGGTTCCTCGATTGTATTTTCaactattttgtttctcgGAATGCTTTTCTTACCTGAATCCCCAAGATTCGTTGCATACAAAGGAAACTTTGGCGAAGCATATAATATTTTCACAAGGCTCAGAGATATGGAATTAAGAGAAAGTAAAATCGAGTTTATACAAATGATCCAGGCTGTTGAATACGAACGTGAAAAGAACCTcacaagaaacaaggcTAAGGAATGGATGGAACTCTTTACAGTGCCAAGAAACAGACGTGCGTTGGTTTATGGTGCAATGATGGTGTCCCTTGGACAATTGACTGGTATCAATGCCGTTATGTACTATATGTCAACTTTGATGAAACAGATTGGATTTAGTGAAACAAATGCCATCTTTATGTCCTTGGTTGGTGGTGCCTCATTGATGTTTGGTACCATTCCAGCCATCTTGTACATGGACAGATTTGGTCGTCGTATTTGGGGTTACAACTTGATTGGTTTCTTAGTCGGTTTGGTCCTCGTTGGTGTTGGTTACTTGATCCCTCTTGACACACACAAGGCTGCCGCTTTGGGTGTATACTTGACAGGTATCATCCTTTACGAATTCTTCTTTGGTTCCTATGCATGTCTTACCTGGGTCGTTCCATCAGAGAGTTTCCCAATCAACTGTAGAAATGCAGGTATGACTATTTGTTCGGCATTGTTGTACTTGTGGGCATTTACTGTGACTTACAATTTCAACAGAATGAAAGTTGCCATGACCTACACTGGTTTGACGATTGGATTCTATGGTGGTATTGCTTTCCTTGGTTTGATTTACCAATTGCTCTTTATGCCTGAAACTAAAGGTAAGACATTGGAAGAAATTGACGAGATTTTCGAAAAACCAACCAGGGAATTGGTTAAGGAGAATGTTAGGGGACTCAAGAGATTCTGGAGCTTCAAGTAA